The Vibrio diazotrophicus DNA window CACTAGCGGGCATCGTGGTTAACGATTCAATCTTGCTAGTGCAGTATATACGTCATCACGTCGATGAAGGTGATAGCGTTCACGACTCTGTGGTGAAAGCAAGCCGAGAACGTTTCAGAGCGGTGTTTTTGACTTCGATGACCACGGCTGCGGGTTTACTCCCTATATTGACTGAAACCAGCTTGCAAGCTCAGGTCATTCAACCTTTAGTCATCTCTATTGTGTTCGGAATTTTTGCGTCAACCTTGTTGGTGTTATTTATGATCCCGGCAGCCTATTCGGTTCTTGAAGACTTCGGCTTGGTACATAAACACGAGGAAATCTAATAAAGGCAAAGCGGGTTAATTGACCCGCTTTGCCTTAAGTTAAAATGTTTCTGCTGAGTTTGCTTCTCATCATTAAACCGCTATTGCCTGAGTTTTAAGTCTGGAGGAGGCTGAGCTGTTTACTCGGGGAACTCACATTCGTTTTAAAGGTTTTACCACACTGTCCAACCCTTCAATTTTTAGTGCCAGACAGAGTTGAAGCAATTGACCTAGCTCTCCTGCGGGCCAGCCTTTTTTGTCAAACCACAACAGGTATTCTTCGGGTAGATCAATCAGTACTCGGCCTGCGTATTTGCCAAAGGGCATTTGAATGCGTGCAAGTTTGATGAGGTTTTCTTTTTCTAACATGAATGGAGCGCCGATCTGTTGCGTTATTTCTGAGTATTGTGCCATCTTTCAATGGCACATTGATCTTTTTCTTTTTATGGTCAGTCACCTTTAAGTCAAGATGACCGAAGCTCCTAGATTAGAGTTTAGCAAGGGTTACGGGTTTAACTTTACTGCGCTTTGCCTGCTGTTTTTGAATACGTTCAACTAACTTTTCAAGTTCGTCCGTTTTGATCTCTTGAGGTGTCGAAGAATAGAGTGCCTGATTGATATCATTCAGCGCTTGATTGATCGCTACCTGTTCTTGCTCTTCTAGTACTATAGTGTTAAGCCAAGCTTTTATCGCAGCACTCATAGCAATGCCATCAACCTTGCCAGACAAGGCATTTTTGACCGCCTGATGTTCGCTTGAGCTTGTTGTTTCTGTGGCGGTTGATTGGTCTGACGCTGATGATTTAAAACGCCATGCAAGCACACCAGTGACAACCCAAAGTACTGCAAACAACGCGGTTAAATAAGGCCAAAAACCAGCATCTTGAACGGTGACGGTTTCCACTTTTGTTGTGGGTTGTACGGGAGTAGGTGCCGCAACCAGTGGGGTATCATTTTGTTTAACGTTTAAGGTAAGCCCTGAAACTTTACTCGCTTGTTGTTGTTTTGCTGTGGTGTTCCACCAATCCACAGTTATTTCAGGCAAAGCAATATCGCCACTTTGACGTGGGATAAGTACCTGTTTCACTGTCATCACAACGTCTCCGTTATCCAGCGTTGTGAATTGAGGTTTCTCATCGTAAATACTTAACGAAGTAGGGTAGCTGAGCTTAATGTTTGGCAACTGTTCTTGGGTTAGCCCCGCAACTTGCAGGTTCACTTCGCGGGTAATGGATTCGCCAACCTGAGTTTTGTAGCTGTCGCCAGAAATCGCATTTCCCTGACTGTTCGTCCATTTTTGAGTCAGGCTCAACTTACTCGTAGGGAGCCAAATACCCTGATAGTTTGACGGTTTAGGATTGACGGTAATCGAATATGTCTTCGCTTGAGTTTCAATAGGAACCAATCGGGTGCCACCGCTGTAGTTGCTACCGTAGACAATGGTGCCTTTGAAAACTGGCTCATTGAGTTGATAAGTCCCAGCTTCTTTTGCTGTGATACGAAAATCCTGATCGACGACAGTCACTTCTACACCGTCTAACACCGTTTGATACTGATTGGCTTCACTGGCAGCGTTAAGTTCAAGCCCTTCAACGGCTGGTGGAGCGACGGTCGGATTTTGCAAACGACGTGGGTCTGCTTTGATGATTAATCGAGCTTTTAGCAAGGCGCTTTCATTCGGATAGAGTTCGGTTGTTGATAGTTGAGTTTGCACTTCAACCAGATCACTCACCTCTGGCGCTTGTTCGTCTTGTGCTACCTGAATCGCGATTGGCTGAGTTTTTTGTCCGTTGAGTTCAAAGCTCGGAATCGTAACAATACCTATATGCGTGGCTGCGAGTGATATTGTCCATTCGCTTTTGTTGCTGCGCGTGCCGTTAATGATATTGATTGATGAACCAAAACTCGGGCGTCCCAACAGGAAATCACTGCTTAATACGGTGAAATCAATATCGTCTGATGAGGCTTTTTGATCACTCACCACTCGTAGCTGAAAAACTTCGTTTTTTACGACTTTGTTCTTACTGACGCTGGCATAAAAGGATGCCGCTTGAACGGAAAAACTATTCAAACTAAGAGCTGCAATAGCTAAGAATAGAGCAAGTCGTCCTAAGCGAGAGATGTATGCAAATCGCGGGGAATTAGCGAATGGAGAATGTAATACGTTCATCATTACCACTTTTTACCATCAGTTTGTGGAGGCTGTTTACTGTTAGCCTGAATAATCAATTGAGCACGCAATAGCTGACTTGGGTCGCGAGCGCTTTCAACTTTTTCCAGCTTCCTTAATTCAGGATCGATATTTTCAGTTGTCGTTGAGGTTGCCGTTGTCGTTGTCGGTTTTTCATCAGGCTGCGATTCCTGCTCTGGTTTTTCATCTTGTTTACCGCCTTGGGCGTTGGCTTGAGCATCGGTCTGTTGAGTAGATTCTTTTCTACTATTTGCATTTTTGTTTCTATCTTGGTTGTCTTGTGCAGAATCCTTACTCTGTTGGCCTTGTGACTTATCGTCTTGAGAGTTTGCTTGTTTTTGATCTTGCGACTGTTGCGCATCGTTTTGTTGTGGTGACTGTGAATCCTGCTGCTGTGATTCGTTGTTTTGCGATTGACCAGAATCCGATCCCGATTGAGACTGCTGTTGCTGTTGCTGTTGCTGTTGCAGGGCTTTTTCAACAACATCGAGATTGTTTTTAGCATCTTGGTTGTTGGGATCTTGCTGCAACACCTGTTGATATAGCGCTTTGGCTTTTTCTAAGTCACCGTTTTGAGCATACGCATTGGCAAGATTGTATTGTGTTCTCGAAGAGGGGTTTTCTACTTTAGAAAAGCTCTCTATTGCGCCTTTAAAATCTTTGTTCTGATAACGAGCGACACCTTGCCATTCCGGATCGGTAAACTGCTCACTGGCAGTTTGATAATCTTTGTTATTAAAGGCTTCCATCGCTTTCTGATTGCTGTTCTTCCAAGGCGAACCAGTATCCAGCCAAGATGCGGCGCTTGCATCTGGCGACATGACACTGAATCCTGTGGAGAGAACTGCAACAAAGATCAGCCCACGGCGGAAAAGTAGTAATGCGGGCACGATCAACAGAGGAAGTAGCCAATAGCCATTGTTGACGTTTTCAGTCAGCGTCTTTTTATCGTCTTTCTTGCTCACATCTTGCTGTAAACCTTGTTCAGACAAGATACGTGCAACGTCTTGACCATTCGCTTGGTATGGCGTGAAAACTCCGCTGACGTTTTTCGCCAGAGACTGCATGGTTTCAAAGTTGGTTTTGGCAACGACGGTTTGTCCATTGTCGGTTTTCAGAAGTGAACCATCACTGAGTGTAATTGGCGCACCAGAAACCGTACCAATGCCCAATATCACTAGCTTAAACTGTGTACCAGATAGTTCATTTTCTATGTCTGATTGTTCTTGCTCATCAAGATCATCGGTTAGCAGGATGAGTTCACCGCGTGCCATTCCTGCGTTTCTAAGCATCTCTATAGCCAGTTTTACACCTGATGCGGCATTGGCTCCCTGATAGGGCATGATGTCAGGGGATAAATTAGGCAGCAAGTTAGCGATGGTTGCACTGTCGCTAGTCAGCGGGCTAACTGTGTACGCATCACCGGCATAAGCGACTAAGCCTGTGCTGCCTTCTGTCCAACCTTTAAGTAAGTCGAGCGCTTTGTAACGAGCTTGAGTTAAGCGATTGGGTTTAATATCCGTCGCGTACAGTGACAAAGACATATCCATCACCAGAATACGAGCGTTGCTATTGGTGTAGCTTGGGCGTGTTTGTTTCTCGAAACTTGGCCCAGCTAAAGCAATCACAGTAATTAGCCAACTAAGCGCTATCAATAAGAGAACAGATTTGGTTTTGTTGCGATTTTCGATTCCCAGCGCACTGGCTATATGGTTGGCGATAAGCCCTTGGCTTTGTTTATGGGTTGAAAGCCAAAATAGAATTGCGGCTAGGGGAATAAGTGCTAAAAGCCATAAAGGAGTAAGGAACTCGAAATCAGACATGGTCTCTCCTTACGATAAACAAAATGACAGACAAAAGCAGCGCAACTGCTAGTGGATAACCAAACCACTCAGTTTGTGGACGCCAAGTCTGAGTTGCCTGACTAATTGGCTCCAGTGCGTTGATGGTGTCATAAATGGTCGCGAGTTCTTTTTCATCACGAGCACGGAAATATTGACCGCCAGTGATTTTGGCAATCTCCATCAAGCTCTTTTCATCCAGATCTTGAGCAGTGTTAACTTTACGGGTGAGGAAGAACTCTTTCACCATCATTTCGCCTGCGCCAACACCCACAGTGTAGATGGTCGCGTTGTACTTCTTAGCAATTTTAGCGGCTTCAATCGGGTCAAGAACACCTGAGGTATTACTACCATCACTGAGTAAAATCATTACACGCTGGGGTGCGTCACTATCTATAAAGGTTTTGGTTGCGAGGCCAATACCTTCACCAATCGCTGTCTTAGTACCGATCAATCTTAATATGGCTTGATTTAATTGCTGGCTGATCGTCTGACGGTCTAAAGTCAGAGGTGTCTGCAAATAAGCGTGATCGGCAAAAAAGATCAAGCCCAGCCTGTCGCCCTCGCGCTTGCTGATGAAATCACTCAAAACCTTTTTAACCGCTGTGAGCCTGTCAATGTAATCGCCGTCGGATTTCATATCCTCTTGGCTCATTGAGTAAGAGAGATCGACAACCAACATCATGTCGCGATGTTTTGGCGAAGTGGTGACAGGGTCGCCATACCAAACCGGGCGACAAACAGCGGCAATCAGGCATAGCCAGATCAATACGGCTAACAGTTTGCCCAACCATTGTTTAGGCGGTGCGACGGTATTTTGTTGAGGTAAGTAGGGCAACTGTATGGCTGCCCTTTCCTTTACAGGAGGTAAAATACGATGAATAACTAGCGGCAGTGGCAATAGAACAACTAGCCACCACCATACGAACTCAATATTTGCCAACGCTCAAGTTTCTCCTTTTTTGCGGCGGCAACGCTGTGTTCACCCATTGATAGCAATCCGCCACCAAATCTTGTGCATTTTCGACTTTTTGTTTTTGATACAAAGCCTTCTGCCAAGTTTCCTCATTCTTCGTGAAAATAGGGGAATCAACTTGGGAATCCAAAAATGCATACCAATCTGGACCGGTTAAATGAGCAACCTGCTCACGGGGGTAATAACATAACGCTGCTTGACGAACCAACTCAATCGCTGATGATGGAGTTTGATGTCCTAGTGCTGGGTTAAGCAAACGTAAAGCGGTTTTCTTCGGCGCCATACGTTTCTTTTTAGCACGGACAATTAAAGCAATACTTACCAGTACCACGACAATGGCCAATAGACTTGCCCACCATCCCCAAGAAAGTGGCAGCCATGAAGGTACTTCAGGTAAATGCAAATCGCTAAGATTGAGTAAATTTGATGATTCTTGCATATCTTTTAAATTATCCAGAAAGTTGTTGTAGCAAAGATATATCGCTAGAAAGAGAGCGGTAGTCCATTTCCATAGATTGGCTCAATGATTCTAATTCTAATTTTCGAGAATCAAAGGCATTTTTGATGCTTAGACGGTCAGATTTGGACGAAAAGTTAAGCCAGCGCGCATTTTTGCCATCGCTCACTCTCTCAATTCCTCTAAATTGGGTTTCACCTTGCTCAAGGGGATCAAAAATATGGACTAACTTCACGCGATTGTGCTTACGTAACTGGTTGAATAATGGTCGGAAAGAATCCTCATAATTAACAAAATCGCTGATCATTATTACCTCGCTGCCTTTCGGGCAGAGACGGTTTAATGTCATTAAAACGGTTTGCATGGAACTGGGTGCCGAAGCGCCTGAAAGTGCCTGTTGTTGGCACTCAACCAACTGGGCGATGATTTGCAGTGGACCTTTGTTTCTGCTGGTTGGTTTTATTTCAACGAGACTTGAGCCTGTGTCAATCACCGCACCGATACGATCTTTCTCTGCAACGGATAACCAACTGATCAAACTCGCTATATGTGCAGCCTGTACCGATTTGAGTAACAGAGAAGAACCAAACTGCATGGTCGAGCTTAAATCTACATAGAGAATCACGGGTTTTTCCCGTTCTTCAGAAAACAATTTGGTGTGCGGTTTACCTGTTCGGGCGGTGACACGCCAATCAATAGCGCGAATATCATCTCCCGGCTGATATTGGCGCACTTCGGCGAAGTCCATACCACGTCCAAGTTGCTTGCTCTGATGTTGGCCTAAAAGCTGTGACCATAAACTTTTGGCAGGCGGCAACCATTTCACCGTATGTTGCTTGTAGGGCAGTAGCTCTTCGAGACAAAGATGAACGCCATCAGCATGTGCGGGTAATAGTTGTTTTACAGACTGAGCCATAATACTTGCCTTACGCGCTGCCAACCAGAGTCAGTAAATGAGTAATGACTTGGTTTGGATGTACGCCTTCCGCTTGTGCCTGATAGGTCAACAATAAGCGGTGTCGTAAAACAGGAAACGCCATTGCTTGTACGTCTTCAGGACTTACGTAGTCGCGACCCTGAAGCCATGCGCGTGCGCGTGCGCAGCGGTCAAGAGCTATAGTCGCTCGCGGGCTGACTCCCATTTCTAACCACTGTGCGAGTTTTGAATCGTATTGTTCAGGTTTGCGAGTCGCCATCACCAAACGCACCAAGTATTTCTCGATGGTTTCCGCCATATGAATGTTCAGCACTTCTTGGCGCGCAGCAAATATTTGCTCTTGGGTGAGTTTCGGCAGATTAGGTGAAGCTTGACCTTTCGCTTCGCCGCGGTTTAGGCGAAGAATCTCTAGCTCATGTTCGGCGTCAGGATAATCAACATTTAAATGCAGCAGAAAGCGGTCAAGTTGCGCTTCAGGTAATGGGTAGGTACCTTCTTGTTCGATCGGGTTTTGCGTTGCCATTACCAGAAACAGTTCAGGTAATCGATAGGTTTTTCTGCCAGCAGTAATTTGCTTTTCTGCCATGGCTTCCAGCATCGCAGCCTGAACTTTCGCCGGTGCGCGGTTAATTTCATCAGCAAGGACGAGCGAGTTAAAAATAGGCCCAGGTTGGAAGTTAAACTCACCTGTTTCAGGGCGAAAGATGTCCGTACCCGTTAAGTCTGCGGGTAGTAAGTCTGGCGTGAACTGAATGCGGTGGAAATCCCCTTCAATGCAGTCTGCTAACGATTTCACCGCACGAGTTTTTGCCAGACCCGGAGGGCCTTCAACCAGAATATGACCGTCTGCTAATAACGCGACCAGTAATTGCTCAACAAGAGCTGATTGACCAATAACCTGTTGGTTTAAATGCTGCTGTAGCGAATGAAAGGTTTCTGACTGCATGAAATCCTAATCTCCTTGATAATCTTGTTCTTAGTGAGCCTGAAACTCAAAAAGTTCCTTGTGAGGCAAGATATTCGTTTGTTTGGATAAATATTAAACAAACGGATGAATTATAAGATGTTGCTTGATATTCAATACATGGAGTCTGTTTCCACTTTTCTAAACCTTTTCAAAGAAATAAATGTACATAGCAGCTTTCGGCCTATTTGATTGATAAATTTGGTGAATTAATTGCCGTTTCACAATAAAGATTTATGCTTTAAAGTCGATATAACATTCGTTAAAAATAAATCGCCAAATAGGTAAAGAATAGATGCTCAAATTTAGTAACGTCAGTATTAAGACAAAGGTAGTCGCAGGTATTACCTTTGCGGTATTGGCCTCAACAATTATTGTCGGGGTAATGGCACAACGTCAGGCAAGAGACGTATTGGAGCACCGATTGGTGGACATAGAGCTTCCGTCTATGCTTCAACAGATCAGCAGCTCAGTGAATAGCGAAGTGACACAACTGCTATTGGCTGCCGAACAGATCACTCACAGTGAATTTATTAAGAAAGCGATTGCCACTAAGAACATTGATTCTGGTGATGAAGCTATGTTGGTTAAGCAGCTAAACAACATCCGTACTCAGTTCAAATTGAACGATGCGTCTGTGGCGAACCGCAAAACAGCATACTACTGGAACCAAAATGGTTTCCTGCGTGAGCTGAACAAGCAACAAGATGGTTGGTTCTATGGTTTTGTGAGCTCTGGTAATCCAACCATGGTGAGCATGTTCCAAGAAGCAACGGGCGAAGTGAAGATGTTCGCTAACTTCCAAGATGTGAACGGCGATACTATGTCAGGTTTATCTAAATCGATGGATGACATGGTGAAGTTGCTTAACAGCTACAAGATTGAGCAAACGGGCTATGTGTTCCTTACCGACGCGAAAGGCGAGGTGCAGATTCACCGTGAAAAATCGAAAGCTAAGTCTAGCCTGAGCCAGTTGTTTGGCGCTGAGACGAAAAATTTGCTTAACAAATCTGGTTTCAACTTGATTACGGCACAACATGATGGCGTTGATGTGTTCGTTGCGAGTTATTACGTGAAGTCTATGGACTGGTTCGTAGTGGGTACTGTGCCAGTGAACGAAGTGTTCGCAGACTTAAACGATGTTGCTCACCGTATGTTGATCACGACCATTATTGTTGCAGCCATCTTTATTGCGATGGGCTTGATTCTGGCGAGCAGTATTGCAAACCCAATTCGTCAAATTGCGATTCGCTTTACTGATTTAGGCAAAGGCGATGGTGACCTTTCTCAACGAATCGAAGTTCAGGGTAACGACGAAATTGCACAACTTTCTTCTGGCTTTAACGGATTTATCGAGAAGATTCATCAGTCGATGAAAGAAGTGGCGTCAACCAGTCATGCATTGCAAGAAGCGGCAGAAACGGTGTCTACTAAAGCGCATACCACGCATGACAACAGTCAGCAGCAACGTGACCAAACGATTCAGGTCGTAACGGCCATTAACCAAATGGGCGCAACCATTAGTGAAATCGCTTCAAACGCAGCAACCGCAGCTGAAACAGCGAACCAAGCGACATCGAACACCGAAGTGGGTCGTACTGTGGTGAATCAAGCGAAAGATGCGATTGCTCGCCTAGCAGATGATATTGAAAACATTGGTCAGGTGGTTAGCCAGCTTGCGTCAACCACTCAAAATATCGGTTCAATATTGGATGTTATCCGCGACATTTCTGATCAAACTAACTTACTAGCGCTAAACGCGGCCATTGAGGCAGCGCGTGCCGGTGAGCAAGGCAGAGGCTTTGCGGTTGTTGCTGATGAAGTTCGTAATCTCGCAAGCCGCACCGCAGCATCTACCGAAGAAATTCAGAAGATGATTAACCAGCTTCAAAGCGACGCTAAAGACGCGGTTTCTGCGATGGAAGCAGGCAAGTCAGTAACTCTGGAAGGTGTTTCTTCTTCTGATGAAGCGGTTCAAGTACTGATCGGTATTTCCGAGCGTATCCACGATATTTCAGACCGAAATACACAGGTGGCAACGGCAACAGAAGAACAGTCAACCGTGGTTCATACCATCAACATGAACATTGAAGAAATTAACTCTATCAACGAGATCACAACGGGCACGGCCGAAGAGCTTGCAGGCGCAAGCCAAGAGCTTCGTGAACTCTCAGCACGTCTAGATAAGATGGTTGGTAGCTTTAAGCTCTAGTATCCTGCAGGGGAGTTGGGTTAAACTTCTCCCCAGTATTTGATATTTAGAACTTTGAAGTTTAGGTAAGAATAATGAGCGATTTTGAAAAAGAACTAGAGCAGATGACTCAAGAAGCAGGTAACGAGGCAGAAGTTTCATTACCAAGTATTGAAGAACAGAAAGCGATAGTCGCAGAACTTAAGCGTTTGGAAGCGGAAGGTAAGCTAACTCCAGAAATTCTGGAACAGCACTTTGGGAAATTTAACGCGAAAAACGAAGCACCTATTCACTAAACTTGCTTCCTCACTATGCGATATTGATAGTGACAACATTCCAATAAAAAGGTCTAGTTTAGCTAGACCTTTTTTAATGACTAGGCCTTACAGTTGCTGATTGAACTGACGAACCGCTTCAACGACGCGAATGGCGCCTTGCTCTACTTGCTCTATTACTTGTCCTGCTTGGGTTGATAGATCCAGAGCTTCGCCTGCTTGAGATTGACACACTGTAACGAGTTCAACTGCTTTTGCGGTAAGTTTCATATTTTCAGCCACGACGCTCACAATTTCTTCGGTTGTGTTATTGGTTCTTGAAGCAAGTTGACGAACTTCATCTGCTACCACAGCGAAGCCGCGACCTTGTTCACCAGCACGCGCCGCTTCAATTGCTGCATTAAGCGCCAACAGGTTAGTTTGATCAGCGATACCGCTTATGCTGCCAACCAAATCGCTAATGCTTTTAGAATGCTCATTCAGTGCTTCGATATCTTTGCTTGCCTGCTTCATTTGTCGCACTAAGTTATCCATCTTAGCGATGATGGCGGTAATAACCTCTTGTCCTTGTATTGTTTGGTGTCCGGTTTCTTCCGATACGTTGAACGCTATTTGTGCAGCTTCCTGAGCAGCCATCTCCTGATGAACTTGCTCTGTGATAACAGTTGCAAACTTAACTACTTTATAAAGTTCACCAGCGTCATCATGAATAGGGTTGTAGGAAGCTTCTAGCCAGACCACGTGCCCATAGTTATCGACACGTTTGAAACGATCCGATACAAACTGGCCTCGCCCCAGTTTTTTCCAAAACTCTGCGTATTCTTTTGAGTTAGCTTCCGTCGTTTCACAGAAAATTCGGTGATGTTTACCTACGATCTGCTCGCTTTTGTATCCCATCGTTTTCAAGAAATTCTCATTAGCACGAAGTATGGTGCCATCTAGAGAAAACTCGATAACCGCCATTGAACGGTTTATCGCTTTGAGCATATCTTCATGCTCTCTGGAGGCTGATATGGTTCGAGTTAACTCTGTGGCATAAACAGAAAAACGAAGCAGTTTTTTCTGCATGTCAAAGATCGGCTGCAAAATGATGCGCAACCATGCTTCCTGACGGTTTGCCTTAGTAATTTGTAATGCGCCGTTCCAGTGATGTTTCTGCTCTAATGCGCTTTTTAGTTTCTGAAAATGCTTAGTTTTCTTCGCTTTCTCTGGGACTAAGGAAGTGAGGTGAGAGCCTGATATTGTCTCAAGTCTAATTCCAAGCTCTTGTTCAAAATTAGCGTTAGTGGAAATAATTTTACCTTGAGGATCTAACGTTAACCTCAACATGTCCTCATCAAGGCTCTCTCGAACTTGTTCAAGTGGATAAAGTTTCTCTTTTAATTCTTGGTTTTCTTTTTGAAGTGACTTATTAAAAAACATAGTAACCTTAGCTTTGTTTAAGCGCCGATCTCTAGTGGGGGAGTTACCTAAATCTTGTCTAGGTAAATAATAGTTATATTTATCATTCAATATTATTATTTTGTCTAAAGCTTGAGTCTGTCAAAGTTAATTTTGGATTTAGTGGTCTTATGTGTTCTTCATTCATAAGCTTTAAATGTCAGGATTATGCTCAAGTTTTAGCTCAAGAAAGGTATGCCGAATTTTGGTACGGATGCAGTTTAACCGAACTAGGAGATAAAGTGATTATTCGCTTGATGCAGGAAGGTGATTTGTCTGAAGCCGCGTTGGTTCACCAATCAGCCTTTACCAGACAACGTCGTTCGTTTGAATGGCTACAGTGTAACTTAAAGGCTTTCCCTCGATATATGATCTATGTTGCCGAGCTCGATGAGCAACCAGAGTCCAAAGTGGTGGGTTATATTATTTGGGTTCAGAAAAGCGGCTTTAGACCGGAAGCTGTATTGGAGTTAGAGCAACTGGCTGTGCTGCCTGAA harbors:
- a CDS encoding DUF3820 family protein, which codes for MLEKENLIKLARIQMPFGKYAGRVLIDLPEEYLLWFDKKGWPAGELGQLLQLCLALKIEGLDSVVKPLKRM
- a CDS encoding BatD family protein; this translates as MNVLHSPFANSPRFAYISRLGRLALFLAIAALSLNSFSVQAASFYASVSKNKVVKNEVFQLRVVSDQKASSDDIDFTVLSSDFLLGRPSFGSSINIINGTRSNKSEWTISLAATHIGIVTIPSFELNGQKTQPIAIQVAQDEQAPEVSDLVEVQTQLSTTELYPNESALLKARLIIKADPRRLQNPTVAPPAVEGLELNAASEANQYQTVLDGVEVTVVDQDFRITAKEAGTYQLNEPVFKGTIVYGSNYSGGTRLVPIETQAKTYSITVNPKPSNYQGIWLPTSKLSLTQKWTNSQGNAISGDSYKTQVGESITREVNLQVAGLTQEQLPNIKLSYPTSLSIYDEKPQFTTLDNGDVVMTVKQVLIPRQSGDIALPEITVDWWNTTAKQQQASKVSGLTLNVKQNDTPLVAAPTPVQPTTKVETVTVQDAGFWPYLTALFAVLWVVTGVLAWRFKSSASDQSTATETTSSSEHQAVKNALSGKVDGIAMSAAIKAWLNTIVLEEQEQVAINQALNDINQALYSSTPQEIKTDELEKLVERIQKQQAKRSKVKPVTLAKL
- a CDS encoding vWA domain-containing protein; translated protein: MSDFEFLTPLWLLALIPLAAILFWLSTHKQSQGLIANHIASALGIENRNKTKSVLLLIALSWLITVIALAGPSFEKQTRPSYTNSNARILVMDMSLSLYATDIKPNRLTQARYKALDLLKGWTEGSTGLVAYAGDAYTVSPLTSDSATIANLLPNLSPDIMPYQGANAASGVKLAIEMLRNAGMARGELILLTDDLDEQEQSDIENELSGTQFKLVILGIGTVSGAPITLSDGSLLKTDNGQTVVAKTNFETMQSLAKNVSGVFTPYQANGQDVARILSEQGLQQDVSKKDDKKTLTENVNNGYWLLPLLIVPALLLFRRGLIFVAVLSTGFSVMSPDASAASWLDTGSPWKNSNQKAMEAFNNKDYQTASEQFTDPEWQGVARYQNKDFKGAIESFSKVENPSSRTQYNLANAYAQNGDLEKAKALYQQVLQQDPNNQDAKNNLDVVEKALQQQQQQQQQSQSGSDSGQSQNNESQQQDSQSPQQNDAQQSQDQKQANSQDDKSQGQQSKDSAQDNQDRNKNANSRKESTQQTDAQANAQGGKQDEKPEQESQPDEKPTTTTATSTTTENIDPELRKLEKVESARDPSQLLRAQLIIQANSKQPPQTDGKKW
- a CDS encoding vWA domain-containing protein, with the protein product MANIEFVWWWLVVLLPLPLVIHRILPPVKERAAIQLPYLPQQNTVAPPKQWLGKLLAVLIWLCLIAAVCRPVWYGDPVTTSPKHRDMMLVVDLSYSMSQEDMKSDGDYIDRLTAVKKVLSDFISKREGDRLGLIFFADHAYLQTPLTLDRQTISQQLNQAILRLIGTKTAIGEGIGLATKTFIDSDAPQRVMILLSDGSNTSGVLDPIEAAKIAKKYNATIYTVGVGAGEMMVKEFFLTRKVNTAQDLDEKSLMEIAKITGGQYFRARDEKELATIYDTINALEPISQATQTWRPQTEWFGYPLAVALLLSVILFIVRRDHV
- a CDS encoding DUF4381 domain-containing protein — its product is MQESSNLLNLSDLHLPEVPSWLPLSWGWWASLLAIVVVLVSIALIVRAKKKRMAPKKTALRLLNPALGHQTPSSAIELVRQAALCYYPREQVAHLTGPDWYAFLDSQVDSPIFTKNEETWQKALYQKQKVENAQDLVADCYQWVNTALPPQKRRNLSVGKY
- a CDS encoding DUF58 domain-containing protein; this encodes MAQSVKQLLPAHADGVHLCLEELLPYKQHTVKWLPPAKSLWSQLLGQHQSKQLGRGMDFAEVRQYQPGDDIRAIDWRVTARTGKPHTKLFSEEREKPVILYVDLSSTMQFGSSLLLKSVQAAHIASLISWLSVAEKDRIGAVIDTGSSLVEIKPTSRNKGPLQIIAQLVECQQQALSGASAPSSMQTVLMTLNRLCPKGSEVIMISDFVNYEDSFRPLFNQLRKHNRVKLVHIFDPLEQGETQFRGIERVSDGKNARWLNFSSKSDRLSIKNAFDSRKLELESLSQSMEMDYRSLSSDISLLQQLSG
- a CDS encoding AAA family ATPase, with amino-acid sequence MQSETFHSLQQHLNQQVIGQSALVEQLLVALLADGHILVEGPPGLAKTRAVKSLADCIEGDFHRIQFTPDLLPADLTGTDIFRPETGEFNFQPGPIFNSLVLADEINRAPAKVQAAMLEAMAEKQITAGRKTYRLPELFLVMATQNPIEQEGTYPLPEAQLDRFLLHLNVDYPDAEHELEILRLNRGEAKGQASPNLPKLTQEQIFAARQEVLNIHMAETIEKYLVRLVMATRKPEQYDSKLAQWLEMGVSPRATIALDRCARARAWLQGRDYVSPEDVQAMAFPVLRHRLLLTYQAQAEGVHPNQVITHLLTLVGSA
- a CDS encoding methyl-accepting chemotaxis protein; protein product: MLKFSNVSIKTKVVAGITFAVLASTIIVGVMAQRQARDVLEHRLVDIELPSMLQQISSSVNSEVTQLLLAAEQITHSEFIKKAIATKNIDSGDEAMLVKQLNNIRTQFKLNDASVANRKTAYYWNQNGFLRELNKQQDGWFYGFVSSGNPTMVSMFQEATGEVKMFANFQDVNGDTMSGLSKSMDDMVKLLNSYKIEQTGYVFLTDAKGEVQIHREKSKAKSSLSQLFGAETKNLLNKSGFNLITAQHDGVDVFVASYYVKSMDWFVVGTVPVNEVFADLNDVAHRMLITTIIVAAIFIAMGLILASSIANPIRQIAIRFTDLGKGDGDLSQRIEVQGNDEIAQLSSGFNGFIEKIHQSMKEVASTSHALQEAAETVSTKAHTTHDNSQQQRDQTIQVVTAINQMGATISEIASNAATAAETANQATSNTEVGRTVVNQAKDAIARLADDIENIGQVVSQLASTTQNIGSILDVIRDISDQTNLLALNAAIEAARAGEQGRGFAVVADEVRNLASRTAASTEEIQKMINQLQSDAKDAVSAMEAGKSVTLEGVSSSDEAVQVLIGISERIHDISDRNTQVATATEEQSTVVHTINMNIEEINSINEITTGTAEELAGASQELRELSARLDKMVGSFKL
- a CDS encoding chromosome partitioning protein ParA, with protein sequence MSDFEKELEQMTQEAGNEAEVSLPSIEEQKAIVAELKRLEAEGKLTPEILEQHFGKFNAKNEAPIH